A genome region from Anopheles stephensi strain Indian chromosome 2, UCI_ANSTEP_V1.0, whole genome shotgun sequence includes the following:
- the LOC118506035 gene encoding uncharacterized protein LOC118506035 isoform X2, with amino-acid sequence MMYRRSTVVVLLVVLALLCVGNEALHSLFPIDIGLMEEDPVLPLERDTFDDCHLRYARYGRDDWTIRDGFPPYKESRDYSHIAAIGRAREGGAIDWSCMGALIWDSVVLTTAQCTIGEGKSAPNVVRLGGPTYVQQRNIKEIVRHPDFSASTGQNDIALVRLDGRIAINETAVPTCLWLWEEVPFSTLDSLLRTTDSDEPYAAEELNRLNVRSEDCSSPTTRNHGLPETQLCMKTQCTEELDEAECNETPEGNLLQVRLLHNYKTSPFLVGILSTSFASGTCNPVRGYTKIAPYRDWMMQVLGEQNLTAPPQAFFPAVCAYRYAQFRPRVEYLMNERLGDIPINDAQVESTRDRDLGYIVQFEWPSEENNASQPDCAGTFVDQQTILTLASCVSPATSDGSQPSAAIHVMSHKNQSYPIESITVHPQYVRGSHKNNIAVVKLMQTRQNIVPSCIWRFPGIPDVRFDLTGIGVSSLNHYQDDSFFDPTQGGNTIVQHAMNMRPFENCIADLVELIGNRSLKGLSANEHLCFHSDRWLVPGVCRDIVGGPVLRYVDRGGAYFKYLYAMTVGGRTCGYGQPTVAIQLAPHYAWLQSVMFDQRSTGVAEPSDSVIVINPDLKRSDECSNGDGTMGICVPYELCLSTKERLRKGERVTLCTDGSVVCCPWGDIAKNSAVDPIRTELESCENLYRSLRLERFQRTIHNESLYTNHQHVAEIGWPQNNGRIVFECNGFLITPKTIVSSARCLETYPHRPTVARIGFLGASDASHYVIQPIRRVRIHEEYDPLTGVNNIALVALTAPIEVNIHHFPGCLHRNNTHLPVRQFAINENREAVVAQKVSPLYQSDCAERLADKLAAGQMCLLKSTPENREAWFRRTCLKTGDVIVWENRTEEMEIIDSIYLVGLYSHGGCEVGNVQIATRISHYFDWIVLNAK; translated from the exons ATGATGTACCGCCGATcgacggtggtggttttgttggtggtgttagCATTACTTTGCGTCGGCAATGAAG CTCTACACTCACTGTTTCCGATCGACATCGGTTTGATGGAAGAAGATCCTGTGCTTCCTCTCGAAAGGGATACGTTTGATG ACTGTCATTTGCGCTACGCGCGCTATGGAAGAGATGACTGGACGATCCGAGACGGTTTCCCACCCTACAAGGAATCGCGCGACTACAGTCACATTGCTGCTATCGGGAGGGCTCGCGAAGGAGGTGCAATCGATTGGAGCTGCATGGGCGCACTAATATGGGACAGTGTTGTGCTAACGACGGCCCAGTGCACCATAGGCGAAGG GAAAAGCGCACCGAACGTGGTACGGCTCGGAGGACCGACGTACGTGCAGCAGAGGAACATCAAAGAAATCGTACGCCATCCCGACTTTTCCGCGAGCACTGGTCAGAACGATATTGCCTTGGTTCGGTTGGATGGCAGAATTGC AATCAACGAAACGGCTGTACCGACGTGTTTGTGGCTCTGGGAGGAAGTGCCATTTTCCACTTTGGACTCTTTGCTGCGCACTACAG ACAGTGATGAACCATACGCCGCTGAGGAGTTGAACCGACTGAATGTTCGGAGTGAGGATTGCTCCTCACCAACGACACGCAACCACGGCCTACCGGAAACACAGCTATGCATGAAAACTCAGTGCACTGAAGAGTTGGATGAAGCTGAATGTAAT GAAACGCCCGAAGGGAATCTGCTGCAAGTGCGGCTCCTACACAACTACAAAACCAGTCCCTTTCTGGTGGGAATACTGTCTACCAGCTTCGCGTCGGGCACTTGCAACCCTGTGCGAGGCTATACCAAGATCGCACCCTACCGCGACTGGATGATGCAGGTGCTTGGCGAGCAAAATCTCACAGCACCACCGCAAGCCTTCTTCCCGGCCGTTTGTGCCTATCGTTACGCCCAATTTCGGCCACGTGTCGAATATCTGATGAACGAACGTCTCGGTGATATACCGATTAATGACGCACAGGTGGAAAGTACGCGTGATAGAGATCTTGGCTACATCGTACAATTCGAATGGCCGTCGGAGGAAAACAATGCTTCACAGCCCGACTGTGCCGGTACGTTTGTCGATCAGCAAACTATACTAACTCTGGCATCGTGTGTAAGTCCAGCAACATCGGATGG ATCCCAACCATCAGCTGCGATACACGTGATGTCCCACAAAAATCAGTCTTATCCGATCGAATCGATCACGGTGCATCCTCAGTACGTTAGAGGATCTCATAAGAACAACATAGCAGTCGTTAAGCTGATGCAAACTCGCCAGAACATCGTTCCGTCCTGTATCTGGAGGTTCCCTGGCATACCCGACGTACGATTCGATCTGACCGGTATTGGAGTAAGCAGCTTAAATCATTACCAAGACGATTCATTCTTCGATCCAACGC AAGGCGGAAACACTATCGTACAGCATGCGATGAATATGCGTCCCTTCGAAAATTGTATTGCAGACTTGGTTGAGCTGATTGGCAATCGCTCGTTGAAGGGGCTGAGTGCGAACGAGCACTTGTGTTTCCACAGCGATCGTTGGCTAGTGCCTGGCGTATGCCGGGATATTGTCGGTGGACCAGTGCTGCGGTATGTTGACAGGGGTGGCGCAtactttaaatatttgtaCGCGATGACCGTTGGTGGGCGGACCTGTGGCTACGGACAGCCAACGGTAGCGATACAGCTTGCTCCACATTATGCCTGGCTGCAGTCGGTGATGTTTGACCAACGGAGTACGGGTGTGGCGGAACCATCCGACTCGGTGATCGTTATCAATCCGGACCTGAAACGAAGCGACGAGTGTAGCAATGGTGATGGAACGATGGGTATCTGTGTGCCGTATGAGCTGTGCCTAAGCACGAAGGAGCGTCTGCGCAAAGGGGAACGAGTGACGCTCTGCACTGACGGGTCTGTCGTATGCTGCCCGTGGGGAGATATTGCGAAAAACTCGGCCGTGGATCCGATACGTACCGAGCTGGAAAGCTGCGAGAACCTTTATCGTTCCTTGCGACTCGAGCGCTTTCAACGCACGATCCACAACGAATCGCTTTACACCAACCACCAGCATGTAGCGGAAATCGGATGGCCTCAGAACAATGGACGAATCGTGTTTGAATGTAACGGCTTTCTGATAACGCCCAAAACCATCGTTTCCAGTGCCCGTTGTTTGGAAACGTACCCACACAGACCGACGGTGGCTCGGATCGGATTTTTGGGGGCTTCCGACGCTTCCCACTACGTTATCCAGCCGATTCGTCGGGTGCGAATCCACGAAGAGTACGATCCGTTGACGGGTGTGAACAACATTGCGCTGGTCGCACTAACGGCACCGATCGAAGTGAATATCCACCATTTCCCCGGCTGTTTGCATCGGAACAACACTCACCTTCCTGTGCGGCAGTTTGCTATCAACGAAA ACCGAGAAGCAGTTGTTGCTCAAAAAGTGTCCCCCCTCTATCAGAGTGATTGTGCGGAACGTCTCGCGGACAAGCTTGCTGCTGGCCAAATGTGTTTGCTGAAGTCTACACCGGAAAACCGTGAAGCATGGTTTCGTCGCACCTGCCTCAAAACGGGAGACGTCATCGTGTGGGAGAATCGTACGGAAGAGATGGAGATAATCGATTCCATATACCTGGTAGGTCTCTACAGTCATGGTGGCTGTGAGGTGGGAAATGTCCAGATTGCTACACGCATCTCGCACTACTTCGACTGGATAGTACTCAATGCTAAGTAG
- the LOC118506035 gene encoding uncharacterized protein LOC118506035 isoform X1, translated as MMYRRSTVVVLLVVLALLCVGNEALHSLFPIDIGLMEEDPVLPLERDTFDDCHLRYARYGRDDWTIRDGFPPYKESRDYSHIAAIGRAREGGAIDWSCMGALIWDSVVLTTAQCTIGEGSSRKSAPNVVRLGGPTYVQQRNIKEIVRHPDFSASTGQNDIALVRLDGRIAINETAVPTCLWLWEEVPFSTLDSLLRTTDSDEPYAAEELNRLNVRSEDCSSPTTRNHGLPETQLCMKTQCTEELDEAECNETPEGNLLQVRLLHNYKTSPFLVGILSTSFASGTCNPVRGYTKIAPYRDWMMQVLGEQNLTAPPQAFFPAVCAYRYAQFRPRVEYLMNERLGDIPINDAQVESTRDRDLGYIVQFEWPSEENNASQPDCAGTFVDQQTILTLASCVSPATSDGSQPSAAIHVMSHKNQSYPIESITVHPQYVRGSHKNNIAVVKLMQTRQNIVPSCIWRFPGIPDVRFDLTGIGVSSLNHYQDDSFFDPTQGGNTIVQHAMNMRPFENCIADLVELIGNRSLKGLSANEHLCFHSDRWLVPGVCRDIVGGPVLRYVDRGGAYFKYLYAMTVGGRTCGYGQPTVAIQLAPHYAWLQSVMFDQRSTGVAEPSDSVIVINPDLKRSDECSNGDGTMGICVPYELCLSTKERLRKGERVTLCTDGSVVCCPWGDIAKNSAVDPIRTELESCENLYRSLRLERFQRTIHNESLYTNHQHVAEIGWPQNNGRIVFECNGFLITPKTIVSSARCLETYPHRPTVARIGFLGASDASHYVIQPIRRVRIHEEYDPLTGVNNIALVALTAPIEVNIHHFPGCLHRNNTHLPVRQFAINENREAVVAQKVSPLYQSDCAERLADKLAAGQMCLLKSTPENREAWFRRTCLKTGDVIVWENRTEEMEIIDSIYLVGLYSHGGCEVGNVQIATRISHYFDWIVLNAK; from the exons ATGATGTACCGCCGATcgacggtggtggttttgttggtggtgttagCATTACTTTGCGTCGGCAATGAAG CTCTACACTCACTGTTTCCGATCGACATCGGTTTGATGGAAGAAGATCCTGTGCTTCCTCTCGAAAGGGATACGTTTGATG ACTGTCATTTGCGCTACGCGCGCTATGGAAGAGATGACTGGACGATCCGAGACGGTTTCCCACCCTACAAGGAATCGCGCGACTACAGTCACATTGCTGCTATCGGGAGGGCTCGCGAAGGAGGTGCAATCGATTGGAGCTGCATGGGCGCACTAATATGGGACAGTGTTGTGCTAACGACGGCCCAGTGCACCATAGGCGAAGG TTCTTCCAGGAAAAGCGCACCGAACGTGGTACGGCTCGGAGGACCGACGTACGTGCAGCAGAGGAACATCAAAGAAATCGTACGCCATCCCGACTTTTCCGCGAGCACTGGTCAGAACGATATTGCCTTGGTTCGGTTGGATGGCAGAATTGC AATCAACGAAACGGCTGTACCGACGTGTTTGTGGCTCTGGGAGGAAGTGCCATTTTCCACTTTGGACTCTTTGCTGCGCACTACAG ACAGTGATGAACCATACGCCGCTGAGGAGTTGAACCGACTGAATGTTCGGAGTGAGGATTGCTCCTCACCAACGACACGCAACCACGGCCTACCGGAAACACAGCTATGCATGAAAACTCAGTGCACTGAAGAGTTGGATGAAGCTGAATGTAAT GAAACGCCCGAAGGGAATCTGCTGCAAGTGCGGCTCCTACACAACTACAAAACCAGTCCCTTTCTGGTGGGAATACTGTCTACCAGCTTCGCGTCGGGCACTTGCAACCCTGTGCGAGGCTATACCAAGATCGCACCCTACCGCGACTGGATGATGCAGGTGCTTGGCGAGCAAAATCTCACAGCACCACCGCAAGCCTTCTTCCCGGCCGTTTGTGCCTATCGTTACGCCCAATTTCGGCCACGTGTCGAATATCTGATGAACGAACGTCTCGGTGATATACCGATTAATGACGCACAGGTGGAAAGTACGCGTGATAGAGATCTTGGCTACATCGTACAATTCGAATGGCCGTCGGAGGAAAACAATGCTTCACAGCCCGACTGTGCCGGTACGTTTGTCGATCAGCAAACTATACTAACTCTGGCATCGTGTGTAAGTCCAGCAACATCGGATGG ATCCCAACCATCAGCTGCGATACACGTGATGTCCCACAAAAATCAGTCTTATCCGATCGAATCGATCACGGTGCATCCTCAGTACGTTAGAGGATCTCATAAGAACAACATAGCAGTCGTTAAGCTGATGCAAACTCGCCAGAACATCGTTCCGTCCTGTATCTGGAGGTTCCCTGGCATACCCGACGTACGATTCGATCTGACCGGTATTGGAGTAAGCAGCTTAAATCATTACCAAGACGATTCATTCTTCGATCCAACGC AAGGCGGAAACACTATCGTACAGCATGCGATGAATATGCGTCCCTTCGAAAATTGTATTGCAGACTTGGTTGAGCTGATTGGCAATCGCTCGTTGAAGGGGCTGAGTGCGAACGAGCACTTGTGTTTCCACAGCGATCGTTGGCTAGTGCCTGGCGTATGCCGGGATATTGTCGGTGGACCAGTGCTGCGGTATGTTGACAGGGGTGGCGCAtactttaaatatttgtaCGCGATGACCGTTGGTGGGCGGACCTGTGGCTACGGACAGCCAACGGTAGCGATACAGCTTGCTCCACATTATGCCTGGCTGCAGTCGGTGATGTTTGACCAACGGAGTACGGGTGTGGCGGAACCATCCGACTCGGTGATCGTTATCAATCCGGACCTGAAACGAAGCGACGAGTGTAGCAATGGTGATGGAACGATGGGTATCTGTGTGCCGTATGAGCTGTGCCTAAGCACGAAGGAGCGTCTGCGCAAAGGGGAACGAGTGACGCTCTGCACTGACGGGTCTGTCGTATGCTGCCCGTGGGGAGATATTGCGAAAAACTCGGCCGTGGATCCGATACGTACCGAGCTGGAAAGCTGCGAGAACCTTTATCGTTCCTTGCGACTCGAGCGCTTTCAACGCACGATCCACAACGAATCGCTTTACACCAACCACCAGCATGTAGCGGAAATCGGATGGCCTCAGAACAATGGACGAATCGTGTTTGAATGTAACGGCTTTCTGATAACGCCCAAAACCATCGTTTCCAGTGCCCGTTGTTTGGAAACGTACCCACACAGACCGACGGTGGCTCGGATCGGATTTTTGGGGGCTTCCGACGCTTCCCACTACGTTATCCAGCCGATTCGTCGGGTGCGAATCCACGAAGAGTACGATCCGTTGACGGGTGTGAACAACATTGCGCTGGTCGCACTAACGGCACCGATCGAAGTGAATATCCACCATTTCCCCGGCTGTTTGCATCGGAACAACACTCACCTTCCTGTGCGGCAGTTTGCTATCAACGAAA ACCGAGAAGCAGTTGTTGCTCAAAAAGTGTCCCCCCTCTATCAGAGTGATTGTGCGGAACGTCTCGCGGACAAGCTTGCTGCTGGCCAAATGTGTTTGCTGAAGTCTACACCGGAAAACCGTGAAGCATGGTTTCGTCGCACCTGCCTCAAAACGGGAGACGTCATCGTGTGGGAGAATCGTACGGAAGAGATGGAGATAATCGATTCCATATACCTGGTAGGTCTCTACAGTCATGGTGGCTGTGAGGTGGGAAATGTCCAGATTGCTACACGCATCTCGCACTACTTCGACTGGATAGTACTCAATGCTAAGTAG